The genomic interval GCATGGAGGGGAACTGCAACCGCAAGGAGTCGGCGATGGATCCTTCGACGGGCTCAGGACAAGGCGCCGATGGAGATTTGGATTCCTTTCGAAAAAATGAATCCGTAGGGGCACGGCATGCCGTGCCCACCCCTCTATCCCAATCCACGTCTACCGCGCCGGAGGCAGGCTCCACAGCCGCTCGGCATTGCCGTGGGCGATGGCATGGGCGGCGTCCGGGGGGAGTTCTCCCAGCGCCTTGCGCCACAGGGCAACCTGCCGGAAGTAAAATTCCCCCCAATGCTCCGCCCAGACGTTGTCGAAACCCAACACGAAGCGCCGGGGGCGCCGCACCATCAACGCCTTCCACTTGGGATGAAGGGATTCTCCCTGGAACAGGTTGACCCAGGGCTGGTTCGAACTGGCGATAACAACCGGGTTGCTGTGGGAAGTGATGAAGTGGAGATTGGGATGCCGTTCGATCAGACGCGCCGCCTCCTCCGCCTGAAGCTGGCCCATGTGGATCAATAGGAAGGGATGGCCGGGGTGCTTCGCCAGGAGCGTTTCCAGGCCGGCCATGAGCCGCGCTTTTTCGCTCCCGGCCGCGGCGAACTCGATGTGGGGGATGAACGGCCACTTCCGCTCCAGGGCCGCCTGCAACGCCGCCTGCACCTGTTCCGATGCGATGGGCACCACCCGCTTTGGCGCTTTGTCGCCCTTTTTGGCGTGCCAGAGAATCACCTCCGCCATCGCCCCGAATTCCGGCATATTCAACTGCGCGTTGAGGAGTTTGTAATACTTGGGATGATTCTTCTCATAGGGCTGCCCCTTGGTGCGGACGGAAGGGGTGATGCGATCCGGGAATTTTCGCGCGAACTTGACCAGCTTGCCGGGCTTGATCCTGCCCCGGGTGGATAGGATGGTGCGCGATACCCCGGCCCGGTCCATCAACTGGATGACCTTCCCCAGCTTGACCTTGTGATCCACCTGGCTGTGGGCGTCGATCATGGGCAGTTCCGCTGCGGAGGCAAGCCCCGCCAGCAATAGCGCCGGGAGGATGATGATGACGAAGAGAAGGCGGGAGGGAAATTTTTGGCCATCCATGGGAATCCTCCGTTTTGGGAAAGGAAGATAAGGCCGGTACGTCGGAGATGATGCTTGGTTTAGGGTGCCAAAGGAGATGATTTTGATCAATGGCAGATCAATGACAACGGGGTCGGGGGCCTCCGGCGGCCAGAGGGTGGCGCGGAGATTGGGCTTGAGTATCTCTACTTCCTACCCTGTACCCGGTATCCTGGGGTGGGGGGCCTCCGGCGGCCAGAGGGTGCTACCCTCTGGACTCCCGCTGGGGGGATAG from Candidatus Glassbacteria bacterium carries:
- a CDS encoding amidohydrolase family protein, whose product is MDGQKFPSRLLFVIIILPALLLAGLASAAELPMIDAHSQVDHKVKLGKVIQLMDRAGVSRTILSTRGRIKPGKLVKFARKFPDRITPSVRTKGQPYEKNHPKYYKLLNAQLNMPEFGAMAEVILWHAKKGDKAPKRVVPIASEQVQAALQAALERKWPFIPHIEFAAAGSEKARLMAGLETLLAKHPGHPFLLIHMGQLQAEEAARLIERHPNLHFITSHSNPVVIASSNQPWVNLFQGESLHPKWKALMVRRPRRFVLGFDNVWAEHWGEFYFRQVALWRKALGELPPDAAHAIAHGNAERLWSLPPAR